In one Coccinella septempunctata chromosome 6, icCocSept1.1, whole genome shotgun sequence genomic region, the following are encoded:
- the LOC123314769 gene encoding protein NDUFAF4 homolog, producing the protein MGKVISHMKRPFLNYNIESRAHKIISQNKPIPAPHHKVEQLEIEQILKENSAEFQETLRKHEELNRNLKKVFVTSESKIESTGKPQRPLPTDRSSYSESTFVPVEPVYVPKGRVSLVNALKFITDHHADASKCKVDYIVKEYSLPEATVRNILRYCRTFEIYIPDDKKTKAKFAGPTIKRLKVTKGPSKQLTSGKGPSKQLTSGNKKEEDVKKIDK; encoded by the exons atgggTAAAGTAATATCACACATGAAACGTCCTTTTTTGAATTACAATATAGAAAGCAGAGCccataaaataatttcacaAAATAAGCCCATTCCTGCACCTCATCATAAAGTAGAACAATTGGaaattgaacaaattttgaAAG AGAACTCGGCTGAATTTCAAGAAACATTACGTAAACATGAAGAGCTTAATAGGAACCTCAAAAAGGTTTTTGTCACATCAGAGTCAAAGATA GAAAGTACAGGTAAACCTCAAAGACCTCTACCTACAGATAGGAGCTCATATTCAGAATCTACATTTGTTCCTGTTGAGCCAGTGTATGTTCCTAAAGGAAGGGTATCTTTAGTCAATGCTTTGAAGTTTATTACTGATCATCATGCTGATGCTTCAAAATGTAAGGTGGATTATATAGTTAAAGAATATTCTTTACCAGAAGCAACAGTAA GAAATATATTGAGGTACTGCAGGACTTTCGAAATCTACATACCAGATGATAAAAAAACAAAAGCTAAATTTGCTGGACCCACTATCAAGAGGCTGAAAGTAACAAAAGGACCTTCAAAACAGTTGACTTCAGGGAAAGGACCTTCAAAACAGTTGACTTCAGGGAATAAAAAGGaggaagatgtaaaaaaaatagataaatga